One Setaria viridis chromosome 5, Setaria_viridis_v4.0, whole genome shotgun sequence genomic region harbors:
- the LOC117854476 gene encoding peroxidase 1 has translation MRAARQGKPAAGGVALLVALAVWLLPAVARAQLRVGFYDTTCPNAEALVRQAVAAAFARDAGTAAGLIRLHFHDCFVRGCDASVLLTVNPGGGQTERDAAPNNPSLRGFDVIDAAKAAVEQSCPRTVSCADIVAFAARDSAALTGSVSYQVPAGRRDGHVSNASDTVDLPPPTSTAKELTDLFAAKNLSVEDMVVLSGAHTVGRSFCESFVDRVWNRSAKPPAAIVDAGLSSSYASLLRALCPSNTTRATPITTAMDPGTPNVLDNNYYKLLPRGMGLFFSDNQLRVDTAMAALVSSFAANETLWKEKFAAAMVKMGRIQVQTGTCGEVRLNCSVVNPSSSTIELGSSAPAADENGGVATS, from the exons ATGCGCGCCGCTAGGCAAGGCAAGCCGGCGGCCGGAGGAGTGGCCCTGCTGGTGGCCCTCGCCGTGTGGCTCCTGCCGGCGGTGGCCCGCGCGCAGCTCCGGGTGGGGTTCTACGACACCACCTGCCCCAACGCCGAGGCGCTCGTCCGccaggccgtcgccgccgccttcgccagggacgccggcaccgccgcgggcctcatccgcctccatttccacgactgcttcgtcagg GGCTGTGATGCTTCGGTGCTCCTGACCGTGAACCCCGGCGGCGGGCAAACGGAGCGTGACGCCGCCCCGAACAACCCGAGCCTCCGCGGCTTCGACGTGATCGacgccgccaaggccgccgtGGAGCAGAGCTGCCCGCGCACCGTCTCGTGCGCCGACATCGTCGCCTTTGCCGCCCGCGACAGCGCCGCCCTCACCGGCAGCGTCTCGTACCAGGtcccggcggggcggcgcgacggccaCGTGTCCAACGCGTCGGACACCGTCGACCTTCCCCCGCCCACGTCCACGGCCAAGGAGCTCACCGACCTGTTCGCCGCAAAGAACCTCAGTGTCGAGGACATGGTCGTCCTCTCCGGCGCCCACACCGTTGGCCGCTCCTTCTGCGAATCCTTCGTCGACCGCGTCTGGAACCGGAGCGCCAAGCCCCCGGCCGCAatc GTGGACGCGGGGCTGAGCTCGTCGTACGCGTCGCTGCTGCGGGCGCTGTGCCCGTCGAACACGACGCGGGCGACGCCGATCACGACGGCGATGGACCCCGGGACGCCCAACGTGCTGGACAACAACTACTACAAGCTCCTCCCGCGCGGCATGGGGCTCTTCTTCTCGGACAACCAGCTGCGCGTGGAcacggcgatggcggcgctggTGAGCAGCTTCGCGGCGAATGAGACGCTGTGGAAAGAGAAGttcgcggcggcgatggtgaaGATGGGCCGCATCCAGGTGCAGACGGGGACGTGCGGGGAGGTCCGCCTCAACTGCAGCGTCGTCAACCCGTCGTCGTCGACCATCGAGCTGGGCTcgagcgcgccggccgccgacgAGAATGGCGGCGTCGCCACGAGCTAA
- the LOC117855109 gene encoding peroxidase 1: protein MSQVRSKGMDGAAVVAAVMAAAVALLCFQLPAVAQGQLQVGFYNTSCPNAESLVRQAVANAFANDSGIAAGLIRLHFHDCFVRGCDASVLLTSPNNTAERDAAPNNPSLRGFQVIDAAKAALEQSCPRTVSCADIVAFAARDSINLTGNLPYQVPSGRRDGNVSTNTDAVNNLPQPTFNASQLVANFAAKNLTAEEMVILSGAHTVGRSFCTSFLTRIYNQSTSAPIVDSGLSSGYAALLQALCPSNASSSTPTTTAVDPSTPAVLDNNYYKLLPLNMGLFFSDNQLRVNSTLNASVNSFAANETLWKEKFVAAMIKMGSIEVLTGSQGQIRLNCSIVNNGSSSASVAAPRIETAIYSGSTAYLDEIATS from the exons ATGTCGCAGGTTCGAAGCAAAGGAATGGATggtgcggcggtggtggcggcggtcaTGGCGGCCGCCGTTGCTCTGCTGTGCTTCCAGCTGCCGGCGGTGGCCCAAGGCCAGCTGCAGGTGGGGTTCTACAACACGAGCTGCCCCAACGCCGAGTCCCTGGTGCGGCAGGCGGTGGCCAACGCCTTCGCCAACGACTCCggcatcgccgccggcctcaTCCGGCTCCatttccacgactgcttcgtcagg GGCTGCGACGCGTCGGTGCTGCTGACCTCCCCGAACAACACGGCGGAGCGCGACGCGGCGCCCAACAACCCGAGCCTCCGGGGCTTCCAGGTGATCGACGCCGCCAAGGCCGCCTTGGAGCAGAGCTGCCCGCGcaccgtctcctgcgccgacatcgtcGCCTTCGCCGCGCGCGACAGCATCAACCTCACCGGCAACCTCCCGTACCAGGTCCCCTCGGGTCGCCGCGACGGCAACGTCTCCACCAATACGGACGCCGTCAACAACCTGCCGCAGCCGACGTTCAACGCGTCGCAGCTGGTGGCCAACTTCGCCGCCAAGAACCTCACCGCCGAGGAGATGGTCATCCTCTCCGGCGCCCACACCGTCGGCCGCTCCTTCTGCACCTCCTTCCTCACGCGCATCTACAACCAATCCACATCCGCCCCGATTGTGGACTCGGGGCTGAGCTCGGGGTACGCGGCGCTGCTGCAGGCGCTGTGCCCGTCGAACGCGAGCTCGTCGACGCCGACCACGACGGCGGTGGACCCGAGCACGCCGGCGGTGCTGGACAACAACTACTACAAGCTGCTGCCGCTTAACATGGGGCTCTTCTTCTCCGACAACCAGCTGCGGGTCAACTCCACGCTCAACGCCTCCGTCAACAGCTTCGCCGCCAACGAGACGCTCTGGAAGGAGAAGTTCGTCGCCGCCATGATCAAGATGGGCAGCATCGAGGTGCTCACGGGGAGCCAGGGCCAGATCAGGCTCAACTGCAGCATCGTCAAcaacggctcgtcgtcggcgtcggtgGCAGCGCCGAGGATCGAGACGGCGATCTACTCTGGATCCACCGCGTACCTCGACGAGATCGCCACGAGCTGA